Proteins encoded within one genomic window of Streptomyces profundus:
- a CDS encoding cytochrome c oxidase subunit 4, whose amino-acid sequence MRIQGHLFSWLAVFLLAVAVVYGVWSKEPVGTTALFLSFSLAAMVGFYLLFTARRVDVGAQDNKEADVADDAGELGFFSPHSWAPLVLAGGAALAFLGPVFGWWFLFFTLPVLAVGLWLWVFEYYRGENQTQ is encoded by the coding sequence GTGAGGATCCAGGGACATCTCTTCAGCTGGCTCGCGGTCTTTTTGCTGGCTGTCGCCGTCGTCTACGGCGTCTGGTCGAAGGAGCCGGTGGGCACCACCGCGCTCTTCCTCTCCTTCTCGCTGGCCGCGATGGTCGGCTTCTACCTGCTGTTCACCGCCCGCAGGGTGGATGTGGGCGCGCAGGACAACAAGGAGGCGGACGTCGCCGACGACGCCGGCGAGCTGGGCTTCTTCAGCCCGCACAGCTGGGCGCCGCTGGTTCTGGCCGGCGGTGCCGCGCTGGCGTTCCTCGGCCCGGTCTTCGGCTGGTGGTTCCTCTTCTTCACCCTCCCGGTGCTGGCCGTCGGCCTCTGGCTGTGGGTCTTCGAGTACTACCGGGGCGAGAACCAGACGCAGTGA
- the ctaD gene encoding cytochrome c oxidase subunit I — MVIKWLTTTDHKTIGTMYLLTSFFFFIAAGAMALIMRAELARPGTQVVSNEQFNQLFTMHGTVMLLLFATPLFAGFANWIMPLQIGAPDVAFPRLNMLAYWLYLFGGLIAVGGFFTPQGAASFGWFAYSPLSDAIRSPGVGADMWVMGLALSGFGTILGAVNFITTIICMRAPGMTMFRMPIFTWNVLLTGVLVLLAFPVLAAALFGLAADRLFDAHIFDAANGGAILWQHLFWFFGHPEVYIIALPFFGIVSEIIPVFSRKPIFGYIGLVAATITIAGLSVTVWAHHMYVTGAVLLPFFSFMTFLIAVPTGVKFFNWIGTMWKGSLSFETPMLWSVGFLITFLFGGLTGVILASPPLDFHVSDSYFVVAHFHYVVFGTVVFAMFAGFHFWWPKWTGKMLDERLGKITFWTLFIGFHGTFLVQHWLGAEGMPRRYADYLAADGFTTLNTISTVSSFLLGLSMLPFFYNVWKTWKYGEYVNADDPWGYGRSLEWATSSPPPRHNFTTLPRIRSESPAFDLHHPEVAALDQLENEARHEAEALTGKEAGE, encoded by the coding sequence ATGGTGATCAAGTGGCTGACGACCACTGACCACAAGACGATCGGCACGATGTATCTGCTGACGTCGTTCTTCTTCTTCATCGCGGCCGGCGCCATGGCGCTGATCATGCGGGCCGAGCTGGCCAGGCCGGGCACCCAGGTGGTGTCGAACGAGCAGTTCAACCAGCTGTTCACCATGCACGGCACGGTGATGCTGCTGCTCTTCGCGACCCCGCTGTTCGCCGGGTTCGCCAACTGGATCATGCCGCTCCAGATCGGCGCGCCCGACGTGGCGTTCCCGCGTCTGAACATGCTGGCCTACTGGCTGTACCTGTTCGGCGGCCTGATCGCGGTTGGCGGCTTCTTCACCCCGCAGGGCGCGGCCAGCTTCGGCTGGTTCGCCTACTCGCCGCTCTCCGACGCGATCCGTTCGCCCGGAGTCGGCGCCGACATGTGGGTGATGGGCCTCGCGCTCTCCGGCTTCGGCACCATCCTGGGCGCGGTCAACTTCATCACCACCATCATCTGCATGCGCGCCCCCGGCATGACGATGTTCCGGATGCCGATCTTCACCTGGAACGTGCTGCTCACCGGTGTGCTGGTGCTGCTGGCCTTCCCGGTCCTGGCCGCCGCGCTGTTCGGGCTGGCAGCCGACCGATTGTTCGACGCACATATCTTTGACGCGGCGAACGGCGGAGCCATTCTCTGGCAACACCTCTTCTGGTTCTTCGGACATCCAGAGGTGTACATCATCGCCCTGCCCTTCTTCGGGATCGTCTCCGAGATCATTCCGGTGTTCAGCCGGAAGCCGATCTTCGGCTATATCGGCCTGGTGGCCGCGACGATCACCATCGCCGGTCTCTCGGTGACGGTCTGGGCGCACCACATGTATGTCACCGGAGCGGTGTTGCTGCCGTTCTTCTCCTTTATGACGTTCCTCATCGCGGTGCCAACCGGGGTGAAGTTCTTCAACTGGATCGGCACCATGTGGAAGGGATCGCTGAGTTTCGAGACGCCGATGCTCTGGTCGGTCGGCTTCCTGATCACCTTCCTCTTCGGTGGCCTGACGGGCGTCATCCTGGCCTCGCCGCCGCTGGACTTCCATGTCTCCGACAGCTACTTCGTGGTGGCCCACTTCCACTACGTGGTCTTCGGCACCGTCGTGTTCGCGATGTTCGCCGGATTCCATTTCTGGTGGCCCAAGTGGACCGGCAAGATGCTGGACGAGCGGCTCGGCAAGATCACCTTCTGGACGCTCTTCATCGGCTTCCACGGCACCTTCCTGGTGCAGCACTGGCTCGGCGCCGAGGGCATGCCCAGGCGGTACGCCGACTACCTCGCGGCGGACGGGTTCACCACGTTGAACACCATCTCCACCGTCAGTTCGTTCCTGCTCGGCCTGTCGATGCTGCCGTTCTTCTACAACGTGTGGAAGACCTGGAAGTACGGCGAGTACGTCAACGCGGACGACCCGTGGGGCTACGGGCGGTCCCTGGAGTGGGCGACCTCCTCGCCCCCGCCACGGCACAACTTCACCACCCTGCCCAGGATTCGCTCCGAGTCGCCGGCGTTCGACCTGCACCACCCCGAGGTTGCGGCGCTCGACCAGTTGGAGAACGAGGCCCGCCACGAGGCCGAGGCGCTCACCGGAAAGGAGGCCGGCGAGTGA
- a CDS encoding PspA/IM30 family protein — MSGVMKRMGMIFRAKANKALDRAEDPRETLDYSYQKQLELLQKVRRGVADVATSRKRLELQLNQLNTQSGRLEDQGKKALALGREDLAREALTRRSALTQQISDLQQQHETLQTEENKLTLAAQRLQAKVDAFRTRKETIKATYTAAQAQTRIGEAFSGISEEMGDVGMAIQRAEDKTAQLQARSGAIDELLASGALDDQTGTTKDDLSAELDRISGNADVEFELERMKAELAGGSSSDRQAIEGGAATPQQEQQQESPKFDKQ, encoded by the coding sequence ATGAGCGGTGTCATGAAGCGGATGGGGATGATCTTCCGCGCGAAAGCTAACAAGGCCCTGGACCGGGCCGAGGACCCGCGCGAGACGCTCGACTACTCGTACCAGAAGCAGTTGGAGCTGTTGCAGAAGGTGCGGCGAGGCGTCGCCGACGTCGCCACCTCCCGCAAGCGGCTCGAACTTCAGCTCAACCAGCTGAACACCCAGTCGGGGCGGCTTGAGGACCAGGGCAAGAAGGCGCTGGCGCTCGGCCGGGAGGATCTGGCCCGCGAGGCCCTCACCCGGCGGTCCGCGCTGACGCAGCAGATCAGCGATCTCCAGCAGCAGCACGAGACGCTTCAGACGGAGGAGAACAAGCTCACCCTGGCCGCCCAGCGGCTCCAGGCCAAGGTCGACGCCTTCCGCACCCGCAAGGAGACCATCAAGGCCACCTACACGGCGGCCCAGGCGCAGACGCGGATCGGCGAGGCGTTCTCCGGCATCTCCGAGGAGATGGGCGACGTCGGGATGGCCATCCAGCGGGCCGAGGACAAGACGGCCCAGCTCCAGGCCCGCTCCGGCGCCATCGACGAGCTGCTGGCGTCCGGCGCGCTGGACGACCAGACCGGCACCACCAAGGACGATCTGTCCGCCGAGCTGGACCGCATCTCCGGCAACGCGGACGTCGAGTTCGAGCTGGAGCGGATGAAGGCCGAGCTGGCCGGCGGTTCCTCGTCGGACCGGCAGGCCATCGAGGGCGGAGCGGCGACGCCGCAGCAGGAGCAGCAGCAGGAGAGCCCGAAGTTCGACAAGCAGTGA
- the nadA gene encoding quinolinate synthase NadA yields the protein MTSAQPLDVKPTPLALLLLGRESDPASERGVDCPGDLPAPSDPDLVERARAAKASLGDRVFVLGHHYQRDEVIQFADVTGDSFKLARDAAARPEAEFIVFCGVHFMAESADILTSDAQRVILPDLAAGCSMADMASAEQVAEAWDVLTEAGVADVTVPVSYMNSSADIKAFTGRNGGVICTSSNARRALDWAYEQAGPDGKVLFLPDQHLGRNTAVRELGLSLDDCVVYNPHRPGGGLTADQLRRARMILWRGHCSVHGRFTLDSVKEVRERIPGVNVLVHPECQYEVVEAADQVGSTEHIIATLDAAPAGSRWAIGTELNLVRRLANRYADQGKEIVFLDRTVCFCSTMNRIDLPHLVWSLESLAAGKVVNRIEVDRETEHFAKLALERMLALP from the coding sequence GTGACCAGCGCCCAGCCCCTTGACGTCAAGCCGACCCCGTTGGCCCTGCTGCTCCTCGGACGTGAGTCCGACCCGGCGAGCGAGCGCGGTGTGGACTGTCCGGGGGACCTGCCGGCCCCCTCCGACCCTGACCTCGTGGAGCGGGCCCGTGCCGCCAAGGCCAGCCTGGGCGACCGGGTGTTCGTGCTGGGGCACCACTACCAGCGCGACGAGGTCATCCAGTTCGCCGATGTCACGGGCGACTCGTTCAAGCTGGCCAGGGACGCCGCCGCCCGGCCCGAGGCCGAGTTCATCGTCTTCTGCGGCGTGCACTTCATGGCCGAGTCGGCGGACATCCTCACCTCGGACGCCCAGCGGGTGATCCTCCCCGACCTGGCCGCCGGCTGCTCCATGGCGGACATGGCCAGCGCCGAGCAGGTCGCCGAGGCGTGGGACGTGCTGACGGAGGCCGGCGTGGCGGATGTCACGGTGCCGGTCAGCTACATGAACTCCTCGGCCGACATCAAGGCGTTCACCGGCCGCAACGGCGGGGTGATCTGCACCTCGTCCAACGCCAGGCGCGCCCTGGACTGGGCCTACGAGCAGGCGGGGCCCGACGGCAAGGTGCTCTTCCTGCCGGACCAGCACCTGGGCCGCAACACGGCGGTCAGGGAGCTGGGCCTCTCCCTGGACGACTGCGTGGTCTACAACCCGCACCGCCCGGGCGGCGGGCTCACCGCCGACCAGCTGCGCCGGGCCCGGATGATCCTGTGGCGGGGGCACTGCTCGGTGCACGGCCGCTTCACGCTCGACTCCGTCAAGGAGGTCCGCGAGCGGATCCCGGGCGTCAACGTGCTGGTGCACCCCGAGTGCCAGTACGAGGTGGTGGAGGCCGCCGACCAGGTGGGCTCGACCGAGCACATCATCGCCACCCTGGACGCGGCGCCGGCCGGCAGCCGCTGGGCGATCGGCACGGAACTCAACCTGGTGCGCCGGCTGGCCAACCGCTACGCGGACCAGGGCAAGGAGATCGTCTTCCTGGACCGCACGGTCTGCTTCTGCTCCACCATGAACCGCATCGACCTGCCGCATCTGGTCTGGTCCCTTGAGTCCCTGGCGGCGGGCAAGGTCGTCAACCGCATCGAGGTCGACCGGGAGACCGAGCACTTCGCGAAGCTGGCCCTGGAGCGGATGCTGGCACTGCCCTGA
- a CDS encoding DUF3043 domain-containing protein, with amino-acid sequence MFRSRAKEDAKTESRSEPEAPSGRDPQAPKGRPTPKRSEAEALRKAVAKPATSRKEAAQRTKKLRREALDKQRQALLTGEERHLPVRDRGPVRRYARDYVDGKWHIAEYFLPIAVLILVMSMVPSIAAKNIALLLWMGVILGIVFDSILLTRKLKRQLTERFPDESLRGAKAYALMRTLQMRRMRLPRAQVKRGEPPR; translated from the coding sequence GTGTTCCGAAGTCGTGCCAAAGAAGACGCCAAGACGGAGTCGCGGAGCGAGCCCGAGGCTCCGTCGGGCCGTGACCCACAGGCGCCCAAGGGTCGTCCCACGCCCAAGCGCAGCGAGGCCGAGGCCCTGCGCAAGGCTGTCGCCAAGCCGGCGACCAGCCGCAAGGAGGCCGCCCAGCGCACCAAGAAGCTGCGCCGCGAGGCACTGGACAAGCAGCGCCAGGCGCTGCTGACCGGCGAGGAGCGGCACCTCCCGGTGCGCGACCGGGGCCCGGTCCGCCGCTACGCGCGGGACTATGTGGACGGCAAGTGGCACATCGCCGAGTACTTCCTGCCCATCGCCGTGCTGATCCTGGTGATGAGCATGGTGCCGTCCATCGCGGCCAAGAACATCGCCCTGCTGCTGTGGATGGGCGTCATCCTGGGCATCGTCTTCGACTCGATCCTGCTCACCAGGAAGTTGAAGCGGCAGCTGACGGAGCGCTTCCCCGACGAGAGCCTGCGCGGCGCCAAGGCCTACGCCCTGATGCGCACCCTGCAGATGCGGCGGATGCGGCTGCCCAGGGCCCAGGTCAAGCGCGGCGAGCCGCCGCGCTGA
- a CDS encoding L,D-transpeptidase yields MSLSTWTARTARTKFRCTLILAPLLAGVTACGANAKSLSDQPYDALEHLSFGGAGGVAEVDPDAPLKISAKAAGARITDVEAVDAAGRPLAGELSADGRAWASSDLLTAGADYTVRVSTENGDGEPGRGEHAFRTAGSQADRVDVTFGPDQGTYGVGQPITAELSEEVSGQRERALVEAALRVTSEPEVTGAWHWVDDKELHYRPKDYWPADTRITVSSQLEGMAIADGLRGGRADAVELRTGERLEAVADISTHTMTVYQDGEEVRTLPITTGKEGFRTRNGKKVVLGQEPNVRMTGTSIGIPAGSAESYDMDVQWATRLTWSGEYVHGAPWSAASHGSANVSHGCTGMSTENAQWLFDLLKPGDVVEHVNGDGEDMAAFGNGFGDWNLSWDEWLAGSALQQEGDDHAQPASGRARPSV; encoded by the coding sequence ATGAGCCTCTCGACGTGGACCGCGCGGACCGCGCGGACTAAGTTCCGGTGCACGCTGATACTCGCCCCGCTGCTGGCCGGCGTCACCGCGTGCGGTGCCAACGCCAAGTCGCTGAGCGACCAGCCCTACGACGCCCTCGAACATCTCTCCTTCGGCGGCGCCGGCGGCGTCGCCGAGGTCGACCCCGACGCCCCGCTGAAGATCAGTGCCAAGGCCGCCGGCGCCCGCATCACGGACGTGGAGGCCGTCGACGCGGCCGGGCGCCCGCTGGCCGGCGAACTGTCCGCCGACGGCCGCGCCTGGGCCAGCAGCGACCTGCTGACCGCCGGCGCCGACTACACCGTCCGGGTGAGCACGGAGAACGGCGACGGGGAGCCGGGCAGGGGCGAGCACGCATTCCGGACGGCCGGCTCCCAGGCGGACCGCGTCGACGTCACCTTCGGCCCGGACCAGGGCACCTACGGCGTCGGCCAGCCGATCACGGCCGAGCTGAGCGAGGAGGTGTCCGGGCAGCGCGAACGGGCCCTGGTGGAGGCGGCGTTGCGGGTCACCAGCGAACCCGAGGTGACCGGCGCCTGGCACTGGGTCGACGACAAGGAACTGCACTACCGGCCGAAGGACTACTGGCCGGCCGACACCAGGATCACGGTCAGCTCCCAGCTGGAGGGCATGGCCATAGCTGACGGCCTACGCGGTGGAAGGGCCGACGCCGTCGAGCTGCGCACCGGCGAGCGGCTGGAGGCGGTGGCGGACATCAGCACCCACACCATGACCGTCTACCAGGACGGCGAGGAGGTCCGCACCCTGCCCATCACCACGGGCAAGGAGGGCTTCCGCACCCGCAACGGCAAGAAGGTCGTGCTGGGCCAGGAGCCCAACGTGCGGATGACCGGCACCAGCATCGGCATCCCGGCCGGCAGCGCCGAGTCCTACGACATGGACGTGCAGTGGGCCACCAGGCTCACCTGGAGCGGCGAGTACGTGCACGGTGCGCCCTGGTCGGCGGCCTCGCACGGCTCGGCCAACGTCAGCCACGGCTGCACGGGGATGAGCACCGAGAACGCCCAGTGGCTCTTCGACCTGCTCAAGCCGGGTGACGTGGTGGAGCACGTCAACGGCGACGGCGAGGACATGGCGGCGTTCGGCAACGGCTTCGGGGACTGGAACCTCTCCTGGGACGAGTGGCTGGCGGGCAGCGCGCTCCAGCAGGAGGGCGACGACCACGCCCAGCCCGCCTCGGGGCGGGCGCGTCCGAGCGTCTGA
- the pspAA gene encoding PspA-associated protein PspAA: MIVRIMGEGQVKLDDSHFPTLNGLDDELLAEVESGDEAGFRRTLTALLEAVRTLGAPLPEDSLEPSELILPAPEATIDEVRAMLTEDGLIPD, translated from the coding sequence GTGATCGTGCGGATCATGGGGGAGGGGCAGGTGAAGCTGGACGACAGCCACTTCCCCACGCTCAACGGACTGGACGACGAGCTGCTCGCCGAGGTGGAGTCGGGCGACGAGGCTGGCTTTCGTCGCACGCTGACCGCCTTGTTGGAGGCCGTCAGGACGTTGGGTGCGCCGCTGCCGGAGGACTCCCTTGAGCCCTCCGAGCTGATTCTGCCGGCGCCGGAGGCCACCATCGACGAGGTGCGGGCCATGCTGACGGAGGACGGGCTGATCCCGGACTGA
- a CDS encoding cysteine desulfurase/sulfurtransferase TusA family protein, whose translation MAYFDAASALPLHPVAQQALVAAMEDGWADPARPHREGRRARLLLDAARETAADAVGCRPDELVFTSSGTDALHRGVAGALAGRARAGRHLLVSAVEHSAVLHAAEAHGAAGGGVAEIPVDRAGRVAPEAVTAALDAAPGPTALVCVQSANHEVGTVQPVAEIAERCRAAGVPLLVDAAQSLGWGRVPGDWSLLAASAHKWGGPGGVGLLAVRKGTRFAPAAPVDERESGRVPGFENIPGIVAAAASLRAFRQEADAEAARLTELVELIRRRVPELVPDVQVVGDPVRRLPHLVTFSCLYVDGETLLHALDRAEFSVSSGSSCTSSTLTPSHVLHAMGVLSEGNVRVSLPPGTGGDEVERLLDVLPGVVSEVRSQLVPPTEETAAPAGGGPGLVVDSLGRLCPIPVIELARAIGRVPVDGIITVLADDVAARLDIPAWCELRGHAYLGEVTAPFAHQIRRLH comes from the coding sequence GTGGCTTATTTCGACGCGGCGTCGGCGCTGCCCCTTCACCCGGTTGCCCAACAGGCCCTGGTGGCCGCCATGGAGGACGGGTGGGCCGACCCCGCTCGCCCCCACCGGGAGGGCAGGCGCGCGCGCCTGCTGTTGGACGCGGCCAGGGAGACCGCCGCGGACGCGGTCGGCTGCCGGCCCGACGAGTTGGTCTTCACCTCTTCGGGGACCGACGCCCTGCACCGGGGTGTCGCCGGCGCCCTGGCCGGTCGGGCCAGGGCCGGTCGCCATCTGCTGGTCTCGGCGGTCGAGCACTCCGCGGTGCTGCACGCCGCCGAGGCGCACGGCGCGGCGGGCGGCGGCGTGGCCGAGATCCCGGTGGACCGGGCCGGGCGGGTGGCTCCCGAGGCCGTGACGGCCGCGCTCGACGCGGCGCCCGGTCCCACCGCGCTGGTCTGCGTCCAGTCCGCCAACCACGAGGTGGGCACCGTCCAGCCGGTGGCCGAGATCGCCGAACGGTGCCGGGCGGCGGGGGTGCCGCTGCTGGTCGACGCGGCGCAGTCGCTCGGCTGGGGCCGGGTGCCGGGCGACTGGTCGCTGCTCGCGGCCAGCGCGCACAAGTGGGGAGGCCCGGGCGGCGTCGGCCTGTTGGCGGTGCGCAAGGGCACCAGGTTCGCGCCGGCGGCCCCGGTGGACGAACGGGAGTCGGGGCGGGTGCCGGGCTTCGAGAACATCCCGGGGATCGTGGCGGCGGCGGCCTCGCTGCGCGCCTTCCGCCAGGAGGCCGACGCGGAGGCGGCCCGGCTGACGGAGTTGGTCGAGCTGATCAGGCGGCGGGTCCCGGAGCTGGTCCCCGACGTGCAGGTGGTCGGCGACCCGGTCCGGCGGCTGCCGCACCTGGTGACCTTCTCCTGTCTCTATGTCGATGGGGAGACACTGCTGCACGCGCTGGACCGGGCGGAGTTCTCCGTCTCCTCCGGCTCCTCCTGCACCTCCAGCACGCTGACCCCCAGCCATGTGCTGCACGCGATGGGCGTGCTCTCTGAGGGCAACGTCCGCGTGTCGCTGCCGCCGGGCACCGGCGGGGACGAGGTCGAGCGGCTGCTCGACGTGCTGCCGGGGGTGGTGTCCGAGGTCCGCTCCCAACTGGTCCCGCCCACCGAGGAGACGGCGGCTCCCGCCGGCGGGGGGCCGGGGCTGGTGGTGGACTCGCTGGGGCGGCTCTGTCCGATCCCGGTGATCGAACTGGCCAGGGCGATCGGCCGGGTGCCGGTCGACGGCATCATCACGGTCCTCGCCGACGACGTCGCGGCCCGCCTCGACATCCCCGCCTGGTGCGAACTCCGCGGCCACGCGTACCTGGGCGAAGTAACAGCACCCTTCGCCCACCAGATCCGCCGCCTCCACTAG
- the coxB gene encoding cytochrome c oxidase subunit II yields MSPNGSDRSSRRPMRRVLPQALIAGLVLATATGCTSEDFPRLGMPTPVTEEAPRILALWQGSWAAALVTGVLVWGLILWSVFFHRRSRTKVEVPPQNRYNLPIEALYTLVPLIIVSVLFYFTARDQTELLKTSDEPDHVINVVGFQWSWAFNYLEPVGASNDYAHDAPELESIPDRMMERVPENADGVYDIGTPADRDPNTGNPGPTLVLPRGETVQFIITSRDVVHSFWVVPFLMKLDAIPGHTNTFEVTPDREGTFLGKCAEMCGTDHSRMLFNVRVVSPDEYDAYLQDLADRGQTGFAPAGIEQTDAAVNAETNEGRS; encoded by the coding sequence GTGAGTCCCAACGGCTCCGACCGCTCGTCGCGGCGCCCGATGCGGCGGGTTCTGCCGCAGGCGCTGATCGCGGGCCTGGTCCTGGCAACCGCGACAGGTTGCACATCCGAGGACTTCCCCCGTCTCGGTATGCCCACCCCGGTCACGGAGGAGGCGCCCCGCATCCTGGCTCTGTGGCAGGGGTCCTGGGCCGCCGCACTGGTGACCGGGGTACTGGTCTGGGGTCTGATCCTGTGGAGTGTCTTCTTCCACCGGCGGTCCAGGACCAAGGTCGAGGTTCCTCCGCAGAACCGGTACAACCTGCCCATCGAGGCGCTCTACACGCTCGTTCCGCTGATCATCGTGTCGGTGCTGTTCTACTTCACCGCGCGAGACCAGACGGAGCTGCTCAAGACCTCCGACGAACCCGACCATGTGATCAACGTGGTCGGCTTCCAGTGGAGTTGGGCCTTCAACTACCTGGAGCCCGTGGGCGCCTCCAACGACTACGCCCATGACGCACCGGAGTTGGAGTCCATCCCCGACCGCATGATGGAGCGTGTGCCGGAGAACGCGGACGGCGTCTACGACATCGGCACCCCCGCCGACCGTGACCCGAACACCGGCAACCCCGGCCCCACCCTGGTGCTGCCCCGGGGCGAGACCGTCCAGTTCATCATCACGTCCCGCGACGTGGTGCACTCCTTCTGGGTGGTTCCGTTCCTGATGAAGCTTGACGCGATCCCGGGCCACACCAACACCTTCGAGGTGACCCCGGACCGGGAGGGCACGTTCCTGGGCAAGTGCGCCGAGATGTGCGGCACCGACCATTCCCGCATGCTCTTCAACGTCAGGGTGGTGTCGCCCGATGAGTACGACGCCTACCTCCAGGACCTGGCGGACAGGGGCCAGACCGGCTTCGCCCCGGCGGGCATCGAGCAGACCGACGCCGCCGTGAACGCCGAGACGAACGAGGGGCGCTCGTGA
- a CDS encoding HesB/IscA family protein, whose amino-acid sequence MSVTETTAVNDGIILSDTAVAKVRGLLEQEGRDDLALRVAVQPGGCSGLRYQLFFDERSLDGDVLKDFDGVKVVTDRMSAPYLGGASIDFVDTIEKQGFTIDNPNATGSCACGDSFS is encoded by the coding sequence ATGTCCGTAACGGAAACGACCGCTGTGAACGACGGCATCATCCTTTCCGACACGGCCGTGGCCAAGGTCAGGGGCCTGCTGGAGCAGGAGGGGCGCGACGATCTGGCGCTGCGCGTGGCGGTTCAGCCGGGCGGTTGCTCCGGTCTGCGCTACCAGCTCTTCTTCGACGAGCGTTCGCTCGACGGCGATGTGTTGAAGGACTTCGACGGGGTCAAGGTGGTCACCGACCGGATGAGCGCCCCCTATCTCGGCGGTGCCTCCATCGACTTCGTGGACACCATCGAGAAGCAGGGCTTCACCATCGACAACCCCAACGCCACCGGCTCCTGCGCCTGTGGCGACTCGTTCAGCTGA
- a CDS encoding carbohydrate kinase family protein — MRIAVSGSIANDHLMTFPGRFADQLVGDQLHTVSLSFLVDALEVRRGGVGANIAFGMGQLGAKPILVGAAGQDFDEYRAWLDRHGVDTQSVRISEVLHTARFVCTTDADHNQIGSFYTGAMSEARAIELKAVADRVGGIDLAHIGADDPEAMLRHTEECRARNIPFAADFSQQLARMPGDEIRLLTEGAAYLFSNEYEKALIESKTGWSDEEVLAKVGTRVTTLGARGVRVERTGESPIEVGCAQEEAKADPTGVGDAFRAGFLSGLSWGASLERSAQLGCMLATLVIETVGTQEYTLNRGSFIERFAKAYGQDAADEVLPHVVP, encoded by the coding sequence ATGCGTATTGCTGTCTCAGGCTCGATCGCTAATGACCATCTGATGACTTTCCCAGGTCGGTTCGCCGACCAGCTGGTGGGGGACCAGCTGCACACCGTCTCGCTCTCCTTCCTGGTCGACGCGCTTGAGGTACGGCGTGGCGGGGTCGGCGCCAACATCGCCTTCGGCATGGGCCAGTTGGGCGCCAAGCCCATTCTGGTGGGCGCGGCGGGGCAGGACTTCGACGAGTACCGCGCCTGGCTCGACCGGCACGGCGTGGACACCCAGTCGGTCCGGATCTCCGAGGTGCTGCACACCGCGCGCTTCGTCTGTACGACCGATGCGGATCACAATCAGATTGGTTCCTTCTATACCGGGGCGATGAGTGAGGCGCGTGCGATCGAGCTGAAGGCGGTTGCCGACCGGGTCGGCGGCATCGACCTCGCCCACATCGGCGCCGACGACCCCGAGGCGATGCTGCGGCACACCGAGGAGTGCCGCGCCAGGAACATCCCCTTCGCCGCGGACTTCTCCCAGCAGCTGGCCCGGATGCCGGGCGACGAGATCAGGCTGCTGACCGAGGGCGCCGCCTACCTCTTCAGCAACGAGTACGAGAAGGCGCTCATCGAGAGCAAGACCGGCTGGAGCGACGAGGAGGTCCTGGCCAAGGTCGGCACCCGGGTCACCACCCTCGGCGCGCGCGGCGTGCGGGTGGAGCGCACCGGCGAGTCGCCGATCGAGGTCGGCTGCGCGCAGGAGGAGGCCAAGGCCGACCCCACGGGCGTCGGCGACGCGTTCCGCGCCGGCTTCCTCTCCGGCCTCAGCTGGGGCGCCTCCCTGGAGCGCTCCGCCCAGCTCGGCTGCATGCTCGCCACCCTGGTCATCGAGACCGTCGGCACCCAGGAGTACACCCTCAACCGGGGCTCGTTCATCGAACGTTTCGCGAAGGCCTACGGCCAGGACGCGGCCGACGAGGTCCTCCCCCACGTCGTCCCCTAG